The Limnospira fusiformis SAG 85.79 genomic interval TGGGCGATGGTGTGAAAAATAAGTACCCACTACATCGATTTTTGAGAGGATTTGATCAGCCCATGGGAACCGCCCACGGACTCTCTAAGTTTCCCTATATGCGAGAGGCGCGACGGATTATTGGTCGCCCTTCCTTCGGTCAACCTCAAGGGTTTATGATTTGGGAAACTGATATTTCTCGTAATGATTTTGCCGGGGATTTTTACCGGGAAAATCTCTCGGAATCAGAATTTAGGGAGTTATGGATGGCTTTGGCTGGGTTGGAATTACCAGCTTTAGTCGCTAGAAATCAAACCGTTGAACAGACTTCCCGCAGAGGAAGATCTACCATTTATCCTGATACGGTGGGTATTGGACATTATGCGATCGATTTTCACCCCTGTATGACTTTAAGCCCCCACGAAACTCCCGGAAATACTGAAAGAGAGGGAGAACGTCTCGGACAAGGACAGGCTTACCCCTTCCAAATTCCTCTCCGGGCTATGATTCCCCAGGAAATTGATAATTTATTAGTGGTGGGTAAAAGTATTGCTACTAGCCATATTGCGGCGGCGGCTTACCGGGTGCATTCCTTTGAATGGTCTTCGGGTGCGGCGGCGGGAATGACGGCGGTTTTTGCTTTTGATAATGATGTTTTTCCCTATCAATTAGTGGCGGATTTACCAAGGCGATCGCCTTTACTAGATGAGTTACAATGGTTCATCCAAGAAAATGGTAATCCTATCGCATTTCCCCGCACTTCCATTTTTAACCGTTCTTGGGAAAATTGGAGATAATTTTTGACATTTGACTAGAGTTAACTACTAGCATTAACTCGGTAATAATGCTTAAACAATGAATCTAAAACTGATCAGATGAAGGAGATTATAGTTCACCAAGTAGATATTACACACTACCGATTAGTAGAACTCTGCCAACTTGCTGATCAAGCCAAGCCTTTCTACCAATGGGTAGAAAAAAACGCCAAAAAGATAACAGGTTCTCATAAAGAACTCAACGAGATTATGATGTCAGCCACCCGAGATGAAATGGCATCTATTATTTATGCTTGCTACGCAGAACCGGAAGAAAAGCGTCCTTTACTCTTTGATGGTATTGGCAGAGTTTACCCCCACCCAAAAGCCTGCTTTTACTTTTTTGCCTGGATGATTAGAGATGCACCTCAGCAGAGGTTAGCACCCCTAATAAGTCGATGGAAAAAGGAGGTCATGCACATTTATTTACTCGGGATATTATGGGGGCTGTACAGGACTTAAAATCATCGGGAAGTCCATGCTATATTATAGTGGTTATCATCGCCAATAACTGGTCAATATCAGAAATAACAACCATTACCAATCAAATGGACATGGTTTTTCATTTTAATTTGAATCCTCTTTTGTGGTTTTGATGAAGCCAGTCAAATTAAGTTAAATAAGTATATACAAGGTGTTTTAGATAATGGATAATCTCATCCATATTATTAATAAAGTTCTGTTGGGGGATATCCGCACTGTATCTGTAATTATTCCTGATAATTCTATCCAAGCCATAATTACTAGCCCTCCCTATTTTGGGCATCGAAATTACACCGGAAAAGATGGCTGTGCCAACGAGATAGGTAGAGAAGCAAATGTAACCGATTATATTAATAATCTGGTCACCTGCTTTGAAGTGGTAAAACCCAAACTAAAAAATAATGGTTTGCTGTGGCTGAATTTAGGTGATACTTATCGGAATAAACAACTTGAGGGTGTTCCTTGGCGGGTGGCATTTGCTCTCAAAGATAGGGGTTGGATTCTCCGCAGTGATATTATTTGGAAAAAGCCAAATGCTATGCCATCCTCTGTGAAAAATAGACCAACTACTGACCATGAATATATTTTCATGTTTTCTAAAAACACTGATTATTATTATGATGCTGATGCCATTAGGGAACCTCATATCACATTTACCGAACAATCAAAAATGAGAGGCGGTAGGAATCATTTTGGGAAACGAAATAGCACCCCAGAAAATGGCAAAAACTCCGGTAATCAGAATTTGCATGATGGTCGATGGGACCAAGCATTTCACCCCAAAGGAAGAAACAAGAGAACTGTTTGGGAAATACCCCTCGGTAAGTTCAGGGATGCACATTTTGCGGTTTATCCAGAAGATTTAGTTAAAATATGTCTACTGGCATCAACTCGTCAAGGAGATCTGGTTTTAGACCCATTTACTGGTTCAGGTACTACCGGAGTTGTTGCTATTAAGCATGACAGAAAGTTTATTGGCTGCGAACTGGTCAAGACCTATCAAAAAATGGCTCAAAATAGAATTGATGAAATTATTATTCAACCCAGCCTGTTCACGCTGCCCAATTAATTAATATTAATAATCTCCTCAAAATTATGGTGGTATGCTATACTATCCATCTAGGTGATTAAGATGCTGCTAAACACTATCACAATTACCTGATTTTGTGGGTGGGATACCATGGAAAATCTCACCAATTAACTCTATTGCATATTAACGATTAATTGACCATCAGTTTAACTCAATTATGAATCAGACTTCCTCGACTACATTACCAAAAGTTACTGGAAACTCGGTTCAGAAAAATGCGCCTTGGCTGTATGCTTTCTGGAAGTTTTCCCGACCACATACCATTATCGGAACCAGTCTCAGTGTGTTGGGGTTGTTTACGATCGCATTTAGTGATCAACTTAATCCTACTACATGGGAAAATCCCCTTTTTGT includes:
- a CDS encoding DNA-methyltransferase, translated to MDNLIHIINKVLLGDIRTVSVIIPDNSIQAIITSPPYFGHRNYTGKDGCANEIGREANVTDYINNLVTCFEVVKPKLKNNGLLWLNLGDTYRNKQLEGVPWRVAFALKDRGWILRSDIIWKKPNAMPSSVKNRPTTDHEYIFMFSKNTDYYYDADAIREPHITFTEQSKMRGGRNHFGKRNSTPENGKNSGNQNLHDGRWDQAFHPKGRNKRTVWEIPLGKFRDAHFAVYPEDLVKICLLASTRQGDLVLDPFTGSGTTGVVAIKHDRKFIGCELVKTYQKMAQNRIDEIIIQPSLFTLPN